The segment GGATGCGCTGCATCCGCAGGATCGAGGGCAAACGGCGGATCGGCGAAGATCAGGTCGAGTGATTGCGGCGAGGCCGTGGCGATGAATGATGCCACGTCCTGCTGGCGCACGTTTCCGTCGAGCTTGGCGCGCCGGAGATTCTCCCGGATGGCGGCGACGGATTTGCGGTTGCTGTCCACGAACATGCAGGACGCCGCACCCCGGCTCAGGGCCTCCAGACCGATGGCGCCGCTTCCCGCGAACAAGTCGGCAACCCGCGCGCCGACGACCGCCTCGCCGAGACTCGAGAAGACGGCACCGCGCACGCGGTCCATCATCGGTCGTGCCACGCCTGCGGGGCATTCCAGGCGCAATCCTCCCGCCGTGCCGGCAATGATCCGCATGGTCAGGGCGCGCCGATAAGGTTGAGGAAAAGCTCGCCGACGCGCCCGCCTGCGCCGCCCCCGAAAAGGCTCGAGGCCAGATTGCTGCTCGGTTTCTCGAGTGTTCCCGTCACGCGGAAGCGGACCTCGTGATACCCGGAAAAACTCTCGCGGTTGCTCTCCGGAATTTCCCGCCGCGTCAACGATGTCAGTCGTGCTGCAACGGGCGGACTGAGCAGCAGGTGGCCGCGCAGATCGAGCGTGCCCGTGCGCGTCACGGTGCCCGACAGCTCGACGGCGAATTCCTCCGCGCGCAGCCAGATCGGTTCGATGTGCAGAAGGTCGTCGTCGAGACGAAGATCGGCCGTGGCTTCCTTCAAGTTGACCCCGCGCGCCTCGCGGATCCCCAAGATCTCGCCGAGCCCCTGCAGATAAGGCGACGGAACAAGCCGCCCCTCGTCGATTTTTACCCGGCCATGACCCGCGACCGTGCGGCCCGGAGCATTGCGGCCCTCGAGTTCGACGTCCGTGGAAAGGCGACCCTCGATCCGCGTTCCGCCGAACGACGAGGGCAGAGTGAGACGCGCCATGTCCAGCCCGTCCAGGCGCAGCGACCATCGGTAAGGCGAGCCTTCCTGCTTCGTGGCGATGCGTCCGCTGCCGGAGAGCGCCCCGCCGGACACATCCCCGCGGATATCCGGAAAAGAAAGATTGCCGCCATCGAGGGCGAAGCCCGACTCGAGTCCCGTCGCGAC is part of the Chthoniobacterales bacterium genome and harbors:
- the rsmD gene encoding 16S rRNA (guanine(966)-N(2))-methyltransferase RsmD — protein: MRIIAGTAGGLRLECPAGVARPMMDRVRGAVFSSLGEAVVGARVADLFAGSGAIGLEALSRGAASCMFVDSNRKSVAAIRENLRRAKLDGNVRQQDVASFIATASPQSLDLIFADPPFALDPADAAHPVSLLADAKFAACAALHAIFVVELPIEPPPETGAWELLRNKRYGQAWVAFYRKRHA